The DNA window CGACGTTTCCCGTTAGAGTTGGGGAAAACGCCAACGGAAGTGCACCGATgtccgggatgatgcccggaattatgccgatgatgccccaaccccaaatggcggggatgatgcaggtactacaatatgtaccccccTTGGTGTGCATGGATggatgggatgatgccccaaatgtctGGGATGATGATGCCCAAgatgatgcagggcatgcctgCCGTTGCGGCAGAGCAGGCAGGGAGTCCCCCAATCACCTAGGGACAATGTCTATTACCCATACATGATTTTATTGTCAAGTGATTCCCCTTAGAGTACTCatctggagactcagttcaccggcatcaAGACTTTCTCTGTTGAGGAGTTGGGACTATCTCCGGTCAGAgagtctcccactgagatgcAACCGGCGGCAGGGAGGACGCGGAAGCAGGTGAGAGGGAatggcaagggcaagggcactaccTCGTCCTCGCGTGCGGGGAACGAGGGTGGGGCGGGGGCCTAGGGGGTGGGGGAGGAAGCCGGCAGGAGAAAGAGAACCATCTGGAGCATAggggagtgcgtcgcgctggcgaaggcctgggtcggtgtagtcgaggatccctacgtcggggctaatcAGCAATCGAtagaatgtggtggcgcattagccaaagctgcCTCCAATTCAAATcgccaggtgggaagcctcacgatggagagcaatgccggaaacagtgggagcggctgaggaggcagctcagccgatttgccggcatctaccaaaacaacctccgcacggCATCAGgcggcatgtccgccgatgatgtgaagcttctgtctcaccagcagtACCCCGACAGTGAATTGAGTTCCGGGagttcaaatattgggaggtttatcttgtggtgcagatttccgccaagtttagtgtgggtgttgaagctggctgtccgaagcggacgaagatcaacgcctcTGGGGAGTACAGCAGCAATgtcggttcccacgaactccctgaCTCCGAGACAGAGTTCCCGATCCCTCAATCGTcttcccgccgccgtcgcccggttgggcaaaagaccgcgatgcgaatggctaggggaagcgccagcgaGTCTCACGAGGTCCAATCGGAATCTATGTCACTGGTTACTCCCGAGCTCAACAATCTCACCCGTGTGCAGCTAACGCAGAGCATGCTCGACACCATGGACAAGTGGTATGCAACGACTGATCCCTTATACAAGATCATGTTGAAGGATGCCATCGACACTATGAGACTCGATTTGGGGATGGCACCCCTGCCCGAGAGTTGCGCCAGGACTGGCGGCGGGGATGACGGGActggcggcggggacgacgaggagtgagactggggccgcatttgtcgaagcttgatattgtttttttttaactatgtatttttttaaataattatgtatgtttttttgttttaaataaagtggttgcattttctccgtattggtgtcgaaattttaattccgtaaattgtttaatttggtgaatttatgaatttttattattgtggatgtccgtcgggatgtccgccattgtgcagtgggatgtccttatgacgtgacagtgcagtgggatgtccttatgacgtggcagaaggtgtttttgggaaatcCGTCGAGATGTCCCCCGGGACATCCGTTCCaccgtggatgctcttaaatggAAGACTTCACACTGTGGACGGTGATATATTATGCTACTATTTAAGCTAGTTACGATTTTGCGTTATAATTTTCAACTTGGTCATTAATCCATGACCATGACTCTAATACTAGGATAATGCTTCAATGCTCAGAACATTCAACCAATTGAGGGGAAACGTCTTGCGCTATTGAATATTCAACTATCAATTCAAGCTTTGCATAAATGCTCGAATATTTAATTGCAACTATTGAATATTCAACTATCAATTCAAGCTTTGCATAAATGCTcgaatatttaatttaattaatgctTGTAACTTTTAAAGGTTAATTTGATTGCTTGACTGTTAAATGTAAGATatgaaaaaccaaaaaaattaaaagatcaCAACCGAAGTGTTTATGTTTCGAATTTCTAAAATCTTGATAATTATAGAATTCTTCAACTAATTAATGTATCCCAAAATAGGCAGTTCCTGCCCCTCGTGTACCAATTCTATGATCCAAAAACTCCACGTgtttgagagaaaatttttctactttaaaaaaaaatgaaaaacctaAATTTGCATGgattcaataaatatatttttcatgcGGGATAAgaagtgataaaatgataaggCAAGCAAGGTGAATTCCTCCACGCTCTCACATGCGCCTTCAAAATCTCCATCGCTCTCTCCTTTATCTTCACCCCACAATCCACCTGCACCACCAAGCACAGCTTCCCTACCACCCCGCTCTGCATCATCTCCGCTAccaccgccgccgtcgccgAGTGCCTCGACACCGCCTGCAGTATCCTCACCCCCTTCTCGCTCGCTGCCCCCGACACCCTCAGTATCTTCTTCGACACCACCGCCAGCCCCGCCGCGTGCCCCACCAGCTCCGCCCTCCCCTCTGCGCACTGGCACagcacctccaccaccgccatcAGCATCTCGCACATCCTCTTTTCGCTCGTTTCGAGCAATAAATCGATCGCCGCAGCTACAACTCCGGCTTCGACGGCCTTCACTCGATTCCGCCCCCAAATGCACACGGAGGATAGGGTTTTTAGAGCCGATTTCCTCTCCTTTCTCGTGATGTCATCTGATTTTAGGAATTGAGCGATTTCGGTGAAGAATTGGGGGTTTAGGGCTGTGAGGGTTGATGGATCGGCGATTTCGGTTATGGATCTGAGGAGATTGATTGCGTAGGATCGCGATTCGTAGCTGCCGATTTGTAAAATTAGGGTTAGGGATTCGATGAAATTGGGGGTGGAGAGGGGTTTGAGGTTCGATTCGGGGAGCTGGAGGGCGCAGAGGATGCTGAGAGCATCCTCTGCGGCGGGGGAGGAGGTGGCGATTAAGGAGGCGAGGAATTCGGGGGCGCCGGCGGCGGCCATGATGCGGCGGTTGGTGTGGCTCTCGGCGGCAGCGGATTTGAGGGATTGGAGGGATTGGGACTGGGCGGCGGAGgagaggaggcggaggaggtgggGGCGGGTGAGGGGGGGTTTGGGGGTGGGGAGGCGCTGGACGGCGTGGAGGGTGCACCAGGACTGGATGAGGCGGCGGAGGGTGATGTTGGGGGTGAGGTCGAGGGTGTGGAGGTGCTGCTTGGTGGCGGGGCAGGTGGTGTTTTGCTGCGTGAAGAGCCATTTCTCGATGCTGTCTCGGTCGTAGGTGATGCCGGTGGAGACGGTGACGGGATCTCTCATGATGTCGAGGGTGATTGGGCAGAGGAAGTAGGATGGGATGTCGATCTCGGTTTCCACTTCCGCCATTGCTGGAGATTttttaattagggttttgttttgagttgattaaatTTGATGAGGAATGGAATTGGGGGAGAGTTGGGTTTATATATACGAGGATTGAGAGAGGGATTCAACGTTTGTCAAAGTCAAAACACGGGAAAATTGTGTGTTGCTGCTGGAGATTAGTTGTACTTGTGTGTTTAATAAAAGTAATTTAGGACTTTTCAAAGGTTGGATGGTGTCAGAGATGATTGTTTGACTTTACATATGTGGGGAATAATAAGAGAGCACGtggtgtttttatttttgctcGTGCTATATTTAGTTATTTACAGTTATTGTATCACTCAATCCAATTATTACAGTTCTGGGTACTGGAATTCACCAACCCATGATGGGTCATGAATCTAGGGATTCGAAATAATAGGATTATGATtatgagtgatgctaaatgaccataatgtggccggccataaagagttaatttagtccatttacatgtataaaaaaattagaattaccgatataaacttatatgtgtgtgaatggacttgtaagttgatacttatctttgaattccattacgtaaaacacattaatatcacgaattactgtatacgttgagcaacaatcaagaaatgacagtagtaataagttgagcaaaaactacaaaagaacaacactaacatgttgagcaacatataatggagatgatataaaagtaaaatcaagtagtattaaaccaaaaataataaaaaaaaatcaattttttttgttatttaattaatttatggctggccataatgtggccgcatagctttATTCTATGAGTATATAGTACTGCTCCCTCTATCTCTTctcaaaaaaaaatcacattttgccatttttgaatgttttttaaaagtagattaattttatttaaggaaactcttttctttttaatagtGGAGTCTCATTCTTCACTAGACCACATTTGCCATTTTGTGATGTTCACTTAAAAACAGATCAATTCTATTCaataaaacttttttctctttaatgaggtgGTTCTCATTCTCTATTAGatcacatttgtcattttaggATGTTCTCTTAAAAAAAGATCAATTATATTTAaagaaacttttttctctttgacGAGGTGgttctcattctccactaataatacccaatcactttttctttctatctctcttatttaaccaattgtgcattaaaattcaaGTTTTTCAAATGTTGTCTAcattttagggacggagggagtatatttctaTAATAGTACGAAATTACTGTATTAGATAAATTTTGTGTACATGTGAAATAGATATATGAAACTAGTTACAATTAGTATGGTAAGACGTTTTACCATCAACTGTTAATTGTTTAGTGAGTGAATATTGCGTGAACTATAAGTAAAAAAGTGTTATAATCAATTGCGTAAATTTACAATCTAGtcataattaatactcctacttaATCATGACGGAgtacataaaaataatactttccATGTCCtataaaaacaaacatttttGGGATGATACGTGTTTAATGCATAGTTAGTAAAGTaagtgataaaataaaaataaatgaagtattgttagtgaaaaataaGATCCCTCTTCATTAGAGAGGAAAAATTTACCCAAAATATAATGTACTATTTTTATAGGATATAACAAAATAGAAAGAGTGTCCATTTTTATATGACAGAggaaatatgataa is part of the Salvia splendens isolate huo1 chromosome 22, SspV2, whole genome shotgun sequence genome and encodes:
- the LOC121785999 gene encoding E3 ubiquitin-protein ligase PUB23-like; amino-acid sequence: MAEVETEIDIPSYFLCPITLDIMRDPVTVSTGITYDRDSIEKWLFTQQNTTCPATKQHLHTLDLTPNITLRRLIQSWCTLHAVQRLPTPKPPLTRPHLLRLLSSAAQSQSLQSLKSAAAESHTNRRIMAAAGAPEFLASLIATSSPAAEDALSILCALQLPESNLKPLSTPNFIESLTLILQIGSYESRSYAINLLRSITEIADPSTLTALNPQFFTEIAQFLKSDDITRKERKSALKTLSSVCIWGRNRVKAVEAGVVAAAIDLLLETSEKRMCEMLMAVVEVLCQCAEGRAELVGHAAGLAVVSKKILRVSGAASEKGVRILQAVSRHSATAAVVAEMMQSGVVGKLCLVVQVDCGVKIKERAMEILKAHVRAWRNSPCLPYHFITSYPA